In a single window of the Phocoena sinus isolate mPhoSin1 chromosome 7, mPhoSin1.pri, whole genome shotgun sequence genome:
- the FAM124B gene encoding protein FAM124B codes for MMDETREPLAMTVHLLANSGHGSLLQQTLDQLLDCICPEVRVFLVSERVSPVKYYDKCHSKRSRFPGMSVLLFLHESLGKERLFRVLDSLQHWPWQCYPTQSAQGRPCPYILANQEFYSLDNQMPVWGVRQVLCGTEILRVTLYCSFGNYEDAIRLYEMILQREATLQKSSFCFFALYSTESFVLQLSLKQLPPGVSVDPKEASVLQFKVQEIGQLVPLLPHPCVPISHTRWQTQDYDGNKILLQVQLNPGLGVRNGELAFLNGTSGADTLPQGSRLTPVSAIRTLEPRSRRSRRFKVGSVERPEPGGQTASDSASGTSWESPGHSAQPSSPAADSQLPLPSLHLEPGARIEVLRRENGFENQEAETDVDTGFTVVSSGPRQSFLSRFPRDLWTHQPPSCLSTSSLGAAASKNNRIFKESVHPLSLADQRDLCSRMIISKCPLPLPVQGEEKEAEEEFFI; via the exons ATGATGGACGAGACACGGGAGCCTCTGGCCATGACTGTCCACCTCCTGGCCAACTCCGGGCATGGCTCACTTCTGCAGCAAACCCTGGACCAGCTCCTGGACTGCATTTGCCCAGAGGTCCGTGTCTTTCTGGTGTCTGAGCGGGTCAGTCCAGTGAAATACTATGACAAATGCCACTCCAAGCGGTCCCGCTTCCCGGGGATGTCTGTTCTGCTCTTCCTGCACGAAAGCCTCGGAAAGGAGCGGCTGTTTCGCGTCCTTGACTCCCTACAGCATTGGCCGTGGCAGTGCTACCCCACCCAGAGTGCGCAGGGAAGACCGTGCCCCTATATTCTTGCCAATCAGGAATTCTATAGTCTGGACAACCAGATGCCCGTCTGGGGCGTGAGGCAGGTGCTCTGTGGCACCGAGATCCTGAGAGTGACGCTCTACTGCAGTTTTGGTAACTACGAGGATGCCATCAGGCTCTATGAGATGATCCTGCAGAGGGAAGCCACCTTGCAGAAGAGCAGCTTCTGTTTCTTCGCGCTCTACTCCACCGAGAGCTTTGTCCTGCAGCTCTCACTGAAGCAGCTGCCCCCTGGAGTGTCGGTGGACCCCAAAGAGGCTTCAGTGTTGCAGTTCAAGGTTCAAGAGATTGGCCAGTTAGTGCCTCTTCTACCCCATCCGTGTGTCCCCATCAGCCATACCCGGTGGCAAACACAGGACTATGACGGCAACAAGATTCTACTTCAG GTCCAGTTGAATCCAGGACTTGGTGTTAGGAATGGTGAGCTTGCCTTTCTGAATGGCACCTCGGGAGCTGACACGCTCCCCCAGGGCTCCAGGCTGACCCCTGTCTCTGCAATTAGGACCCTAGAGCCGAGAAGCCGAAGGAGCAGGAGGTTCAAGGTAGGGTCGGTGGAGCGGCCTGAGCCTGGTGGGCAGACAGCATCAGACAGCGCTAGTGGCACTTCGTGGGAAAGCCCTGGccactcagcccagcccagcagcccAGCTGCGGACTCCCAGCTgcctctgccttctctccacctcGAACCCGGGGCCAGAATAGAGGTCCTCAGACGGGAAAACGGCTTTGAGAACCAAGAGGCAGAGACGGATGTTGACACAGGATTCACCGTGGTCAGCTCTGGACCCAGGCAATCTTTTCTGAGCAGATTTCCAAGGGATCTTTGGACCCACCAGCCACCATCCTGCTTGTCAACCTCTTCCTTAGGGGCAGCTgcttccaaaaacaacagaatcttTAAGGAAAGCGTTCATCCTCTGTCACTTGCTGACCAAAGGGACCTTTGTTCCAGGATGATAATCTCAAAATGTCCCCTTCCTCTGCCAGTCCAGggtgaagaaaaagaagcagaagaagaatTCTTTATATAG